From a region of the Streptacidiphilus albus JL83 genome:
- the treY gene encoding malto-oligosyltrehalose synthase, translating to MTETAVPTASYRLQLQPGFGFAEAGQAVPHLARLGVSHLHLSPVLQAVPGSTHGYDVTDHGRISEQLGGEAGLRALAATAHGHGLHLIVDTVPNHMAAPVPAHLNRAWWELLRSGPDSPSARWFDVDWAAQDGRLLLPVLGAPPAEELSRITVDREADPPLLHYYDHVLPLRPGTEQLPLPALLDAQWYRLAWWRTARTELNYRRFFTVSDLVGLRVEHEEVFAATHALLLRLHAEGIVDGLRVDHPDGLADPRGYLRRLAAETGGAYVVVEKILTGEERLPEDWACAGTTGYDALRRIDGVLTDGAGVAALTAVYAEHLGLPGPEAVPGADAFALDGRAEMVAPEGELAAEVNRLTRVAASALNGTAPDGEPPLRGAVAAALAAYPVYRPYPVPGEQDRPADAAALADAAEGPLLDLALGRLGRGPARDEFRTRFAQTASAVAAKGVEDTAFYRRFPLLSLNEVGGDPARPGLAPEEFHAYCERMQRDWPHAMTALSTHDTKRSADARARLAVLAELPELWRTELAALTALLPDPPPDPATGYLLWQTALAAWPIDGDRLSAAVLKSVREAKQRTSWTEPDQRFEQAVERTARAVPESPEIRARLDALVAGLAPWERVNTLSGTLLHLTMPGVPDLYQGSELPLHTLVDPDNRRIVDFATVPVPGTTAAEKLHVTTVALRLRRRLPGSFAAGYTPVPADRHLVAFRRGPDVLAAATRLPHGLARRGGWGRSALRLPSGSWTELLTGRAGLRDAVALADLLAALPVALLVRDSLRPGGGSAGPEGS from the coding sequence ATGACCGAGACCGCCGTCCCCACCGCCAGCTACCGGCTCCAGCTCCAGCCCGGCTTCGGCTTCGCCGAGGCCGGGCAGGCCGTCCCGCACCTCGCCCGGCTCGGCGTGTCCCACCTCCACCTCTCCCCCGTGCTCCAGGCGGTCCCCGGCTCCACCCACGGCTACGACGTCACCGACCACGGCCGGATCAGCGAGCAGCTCGGCGGCGAGGCCGGGCTGCGCGCCCTCGCCGCCACCGCCCACGGCCACGGCCTGCACCTGATCGTCGACACGGTGCCGAACCACATGGCCGCCCCGGTCCCGGCCCACCTCAACCGGGCCTGGTGGGAGCTGCTCCGCTCGGGCCCCGACTCGCCCAGCGCCCGCTGGTTCGACGTCGACTGGGCCGCCCAGGACGGACGGCTGCTGCTGCCCGTCCTCGGCGCGCCGCCGGCCGAGGAGCTGTCCCGGATCACCGTGGACCGCGAGGCCGACCCGCCGCTGCTGCACTACTACGACCATGTGCTGCCGCTGCGTCCCGGTACCGAGCAGCTGCCGCTGCCCGCCCTGCTCGACGCCCAGTGGTACCGGCTCGCCTGGTGGCGCACCGCCCGCACCGAGCTGAACTACCGGCGCTTCTTCACCGTCTCCGACCTGGTCGGCCTCCGGGTAGAGCACGAGGAGGTCTTCGCCGCCACCCACGCCCTGCTGCTGCGGCTGCACGCGGAGGGAATCGTCGACGGGCTCCGGGTCGACCACCCCGACGGGCTGGCCGACCCGCGCGGCTACCTGCGCCGGCTCGCCGCCGAGACCGGCGGCGCCTACGTGGTGGTGGAGAAGATCCTCACCGGCGAGGAGCGGCTGCCGGAGGACTGGGCCTGCGCGGGCACCACCGGCTACGACGCGCTGCGCCGGATCGACGGCGTGCTCACCGACGGTGCGGGCGTGGCCGCGCTGACCGCCGTCTACGCCGAGCACCTGGGGCTGCCGGGCCCGGAGGCGGTCCCGGGGGCCGACGCCTTCGCCCTGGACGGCCGGGCGGAGATGGTCGCCCCGGAGGGCGAGCTGGCCGCCGAGGTCAACCGGCTCACCCGGGTCGCGGCCTCGGCCCTGAACGGCACCGCGCCGGACGGCGAGCCGCCGCTGCGCGGGGCGGTCGCCGCCGCGCTGGCCGCCTACCCGGTCTACCGCCCCTACCCCGTCCCCGGCGAGCAGGACCGCCCCGCCGACGCCGCCGCACTGGCCGACGCCGCCGAAGGACCGCTGCTCGACCTCGCACTGGGACGGCTGGGCCGGGGCCCGGCCCGGGACGAGTTCCGGACCCGCTTCGCCCAGACCGCCTCCGCCGTCGCCGCCAAGGGGGTCGAGGACACCGCCTTCTACCGGCGCTTCCCGCTGCTGTCGCTGAACGAGGTCGGCGGCGACCCGGCCCGCCCGGGCCTGGCCCCGGAGGAGTTCCACGCCTACTGCGAGCGGATGCAGCGCGACTGGCCGCACGCGATGACCGCGCTGTCCACCCACGACACCAAGCGCAGCGCCGACGCCCGTGCCCGGCTGGCCGTCCTGGCCGAGCTGCCCGAGCTGTGGCGGACCGAGCTGGCGGCGCTGACCGCGCTGCTCCCCGACCCGCCGCCGGACCCGGCCACCGGCTACCTGCTGTGGCAGACCGCGCTCGCGGCCTGGCCGATCGACGGCGACCGGCTGAGCGCCGCCGTGCTGAAGTCGGTCCGCGAGGCCAAGCAGCGCACCAGCTGGACCGAGCCCGACCAGCGGTTCGAACAGGCCGTCGAGCGGACGGCGCGGGCCGTGCCGGAGAGCCCGGAGATCCGCGCCCGGCTGGACGCCCTGGTCGCCGGGCTGGCGCCCTGGGAGCGCGTCAACACCCTGTCCGGGACCCTGCTGCACCTGACCATGCCCGGCGTCCCCGACCTCTACCAGGGCAGCGAGCTGCCGCTGCACACCCTGGTCGACCCGGACAACCGCCGGATCGTGGACTTCGCCACCGTCCCGGTGCCGGGGACCACCGCCGCCGAGAAGCTGCACGTCACCACCGTCGCGCTGCGGCTGCGCCGGCGGCTGCCGGGGAGCTTCGCGGCCGGCTACACCCCGGTCCCGGCCGACCGGCACCTGGTCGCGTTCCGGCGCGGCCCGGATGTACTGGCCGCCGCCACCCGGCTGCCGCACGGGCTGGCCCGGCGCGGCGGCTGGGGCCGCTCGGCCCTGCGGCTGCCGTCCGGGAGCTGGACCGAGCTGCTGACCGGGCGCGCGGGCCTGCGGGACGCGGTCGCCCTGGCCGACCTGCTGGCCGCGCTGCCGGTGGCGCTGCTGGTCCGGGACAGCCTCCGGCCCGGCGGGGGGTCCGCCGGGCCGGAGGGGTCCTGA
- a CDS encoding exonuclease domain-containing protein, protein MSWLNETMVGFDLETTGTDPAESRIVTAALVEAKGGEVVRELGWLADPGVPIPAEAAAIHGVSTERAVAEGRPVAEVAEEVATALAEYWRAGVPVVVFNAPFDLSLLDAELARHGRPTLAHRRAGVRPGPVFDPLTVDRAVDKYRKGSRTLQNACAVYGVELADAHRAGSDALAALRVALALGRAYPAEVGGIAPEQLHDRQVDWHRAWAADLQAFLRRKKDPAAVVDGGWPSR, encoded by the coding sequence ATGAGCTGGTTGAACGAGACCATGGTCGGCTTCGATCTGGAGACCACGGGGACGGACCCGGCCGAGTCCCGCATCGTCACCGCCGCGCTGGTGGAGGCCAAGGGCGGCGAGGTCGTCCGGGAGCTCGGCTGGCTGGCCGACCCGGGGGTGCCGATCCCGGCCGAGGCCGCCGCGATCCACGGCGTCAGCACCGAGCGGGCCGTCGCCGAGGGCCGCCCGGTCGCCGAGGTCGCGGAGGAGGTCGCCACGGCGCTGGCCGAGTACTGGCGGGCGGGCGTCCCGGTGGTGGTCTTCAACGCCCCGTTCGACCTGAGCCTGCTCGACGCCGAGCTGGCCCGCCACGGGCGGCCGACGCTGGCGCACCGCCGCGCGGGCGTCCGGCCGGGCCCGGTGTTCGACCCGCTGACGGTCGACCGGGCGGTGGACAAGTACCGCAAGGGCTCCCGGACCCTGCAGAACGCCTGCGCGGTCTACGGGGTCGAGCTGGCCGACGCGCACCGGGCCGGCAGCGACGCGCTGGCGGCGCTGCGGGTCGCGCTGGCGCTGGGCCGGGCCTACCCGGCCGAGGTCGGCGGGATAGCGCCGGAGCAGCTGCACGACCGCCAGGTGGACTGGCACCGGGCCTGGGCGGCGGACCTGCAGGCGTTCCTGCGCCGGAAGAAGGACCCGGCCGCGGTGGTGGACGGCGGCTGGCCCTCGCGCTGA
- a CDS encoding MMPL family transporter: protein MFHRIGRTVVRHPIWTIVAWLIAAVVIGITAPALPSNSNQSSFLPKSYESIQAADLQTKAFPQAFTPSADVLFQRADGGQLTAADKAEIATIAKQIEAKKIDQVQLVIPGPPSPDGKYGLALVQMNSATAGQPAQNDASKTLRTDVTQLVQGTDLTAKVGGSAPTALDQQNASSKGMALTGIGTVLVILISLLLIFRSPILALLPLISIFALVSTTADGLIADATKLFGLQANSSVSEILLVVLLGVGTDYFLFLMFRYRERLRAGEDAKTAMINAVSRVGEAIASAAGAVIIAFLALLLSSVGFLKQMGPALAIAVAVTLLAGLTLFPAICSLIPPRVLFWPSKKWQKEPEGAKFAAIGRTVQRRPALVAAVSGVLMIALALGTFGFKATFDMSAGAVPKTAESMIVQNEMAAAYSAGAAEPTEIMLNSTNGQPLNTSELATYAQKLQTAPGVASVAPAKVNQAGTTADFSVELKYAAASNQALSSISGIRDVAHANAPNGTVALVGGMTAIYTDFNAAINHDYRTVFPVAAILIMIILGLLLRSIVAPWYLMASVALGFGATLGATVLIFQNLQGQSGLMFMLPVIMYLFVVAIGTDYNILMIARLREEAREGRAPREAAAEALRHAGPTVAAAGFILAATFAMLTLGGNSFLAEMGFALSFGIFLAAFVMAMFFTPSLTALIGHAAWWPGHADRNGEHASTVVASNPANPGLRAVDEAEELDSTRQ, encoded by the coding sequence ATGTTCCACCGGATAGGACGCACCGTCGTCCGCCACCCGATCTGGACGATCGTGGCGTGGCTCATCGCCGCCGTCGTCATCGGGATAACGGCGCCCGCGCTGCCCTCGAACAGCAACCAGAGCTCCTTCCTGCCGAAGAGCTACGAGTCGATCCAGGCTGCCGACCTGCAGACGAAGGCGTTCCCGCAGGCGTTCACGCCCTCGGCCGACGTCCTCTTCCAGCGCGCCGACGGCGGGCAGCTCACCGCCGCCGACAAGGCGGAGATCGCCACGATCGCCAAGCAGATCGAGGCCAAGAAGATCGACCAGGTGCAGCTGGTCATCCCCGGCCCGCCCTCGCCGGACGGCAAGTACGGCCTGGCGCTGGTCCAGATGAACAGTGCCACCGCCGGCCAGCCGGCCCAGAACGACGCGTCCAAGACGCTGCGCACCGACGTCACCCAGCTGGTGCAGGGGACGGACCTGACCGCCAAGGTGGGCGGCAGCGCCCCGACCGCGCTCGACCAGCAGAACGCCTCCTCCAAGGGCATGGCGCTGACCGGGATCGGGACCGTGCTGGTCATCCTGATCTCGCTGCTGCTGATCTTCCGCTCGCCGATCCTGGCGCTGCTGCCACTCATCTCGATCTTCGCGCTGGTCTCCACCACGGCGGACGGTCTGATCGCCGATGCCACCAAGCTCTTCGGCCTCCAGGCGAACAGCTCGGTCTCGGAGATCCTGCTGGTGGTGCTGCTCGGTGTCGGCACCGACTACTTCCTCTTCCTGATGTTCCGCTACCGGGAACGGCTGCGGGCGGGCGAGGACGCCAAGACGGCCATGATCAACGCGGTCTCCCGGGTCGGTGAGGCCATCGCCTCCGCCGCCGGCGCCGTCATCATCGCCTTCCTGGCCCTGCTGCTCTCCAGCGTCGGCTTCCTCAAGCAGATGGGCCCCGCGCTGGCCATCGCCGTCGCGGTCACCCTGCTGGCCGGCCTCACCCTGTTCCCGGCGATCTGCTCGCTGATCCCGCCGCGGGTGCTGTTCTGGCCGTCCAAGAAGTGGCAGAAGGAGCCCGAGGGCGCGAAGTTCGCCGCCATCGGCCGCACCGTCCAGCGCCGCCCGGCCCTGGTCGCGGCCGTCTCCGGGGTGCTCATGATCGCCCTCGCGCTCGGCACCTTCGGCTTCAAGGCCACCTTCGACATGTCGGCCGGAGCGGTGCCCAAGACCGCCGAGTCGATGATCGTCCAGAACGAGATGGCCGCCGCCTACTCGGCCGGCGCCGCCGAGCCCACCGAGATCATGCTGAACAGCACCAACGGTCAGCCGCTGAACACCTCGGAGCTCGCCACCTACGCCCAGAAGCTGCAGACCGCCCCCGGCGTCGCCAGCGTCGCCCCGGCCAAGGTCAACCAGGCCGGTACGACCGCCGACTTCTCCGTCGAGCTGAAGTACGCCGCCGCCAGCAACCAGGCGCTGAGCTCCATCAGCGGGATCCGGGACGTGGCCCACGCCAACGCGCCCAACGGCACCGTGGCCCTGGTCGGCGGCATGACCGCGATCTACACCGACTTCAACGCGGCGATCAACCACGACTACCGCACCGTCTTCCCGGTGGCGGCGATCCTCATCATGATCATCCTGGGGCTGCTGCTGCGCAGCATCGTCGCCCCCTGGTACCTGATGGCCTCGGTCGCCCTCGGCTTCGGCGCCACCCTCGGTGCGACCGTGCTGATCTTCCAGAACCTCCAGGGCCAGAGCGGCCTGATGTTCATGCTGCCGGTGATCATGTATCTGTTCGTGGTCGCGATCGGAACGGACTACAACATCCTGATGATCGCCCGACTGCGGGAGGAGGCCCGGGAGGGCCGGGCCCCGCGCGAGGCGGCGGCCGAGGCGCTGCGCCACGCCGGACCGACCGTGGCCGCCGCCGGCTTCATCCTGGCCGCGACCTTCGCCATGCTGACCCTGGGCGGGAACTCCTTCCTGGCCGAGATGGGCTTCGCGCTGAGCTTCGGCATCTTCCTCGCGGCCTTCGTCATGGCGATGTTCTTCACCCCCTCGCTCACCGCGCTGATCGGGCACGCCGCCTGGTGGCCCGGCCACGCGGACCGCAACGGGGAGCACGCCAGCACCGTCGTCGCGAGCAACCCCGCCAACCCCGGCCTCCGGGCCGTGGACGAGGCGGAGGAGCTGGACTCCACGCGGCAGTGA
- the glgX gene encoding glycogen debranching protein GlgX: MQVWPGHPYPLGATFDGAGTNFAVFSEAAERIELCLLGDDGSETSVELREKDAFVRHAYLPGIQPGQRYGFRVHGPYKPQSGDRCNAAKLLLDPYAKAMSGSIDWDESVYGYYFQEPGRRNDLDSAPHTMASVVVNPFFDWGNDRPPRTEYHNTVIYEAQVKGLTYLHPGIPEEIRGTYAGIAHPAVISHLVHLGVTAIELMPVHQFVHDHRLVDLGLSNYWGYNTIGFFAPHGAYSSQGDRGQQVQEFKSMVKALHAAGIEVILDVVYNHTAEGNHLGPTLAFRGLDNSAYYRLADDRRYYEDTTGTGNSLLMRSPHVLQMIMDSLRYWVTEMHVDGFRFDLAATLARQFHDVDRLSSFFDLVQQDPVVSQAKLIAEPWDVGEGGYQVGNFPPLWTEWNGQYRDTVRDLWRGENAALAEFGSRLTGSSDLYQDDGRRPIASINFVTCHDGFTLRDLVSYNDKHNEDNHEDNRDGESFNRSWNCGAEGGTDDPGVLELRARQQRNFIATLLLSQGVPMLSHGDEFGRTQGGNNNAYCQDNEIAWLHWPASAAPPVVDDRSGELPEDGPTGDGPTGEEPTDDPAAASGSAAPAGPEDEAAAQLLAFTRHMVWLRRDHPVFRRRRFFHGRPVSGTHDDLTDIAWFTAAGEEMTDEDWRVSYAKSLTVFLNGYAISEPDPRGERITDDSFLLLFNAGASGLDFTVPVNHGREWQVVVDTAQPWAIAPGTGAKVRAGDTLHLTDRSMMVLQRPA, from the coding sequence ATGCAGGTCTGGCCGGGACATCCGTACCCCCTGGGCGCCACGTTCGACGGGGCAGGGACCAACTTCGCCGTGTTCTCGGAGGCCGCCGAGCGGATAGAGCTGTGCCTGCTCGGCGACGACGGCTCGGAGACCTCGGTCGAGCTGCGGGAGAAGGACGCCTTCGTCCGGCACGCCTACCTGCCGGGCATCCAGCCGGGGCAGCGCTACGGCTTCCGGGTGCACGGACCCTACAAGCCGCAGAGCGGCGACCGCTGCAACGCGGCGAAGCTGCTGCTCGATCCCTACGCCAAGGCGATGAGCGGTTCGATCGACTGGGACGAGTCCGTCTACGGCTACTACTTCCAGGAGCCCGGACGCCGGAACGACCTGGACTCGGCCCCGCACACGATGGCGTCGGTGGTGGTCAACCCCTTCTTCGACTGGGGCAACGACCGCCCGCCGCGCACCGAGTACCACAACACCGTGATCTACGAGGCCCAGGTCAAGGGGCTGACCTACCTGCACCCGGGCATCCCGGAGGAGATCCGGGGCACCTACGCCGGGATCGCGCACCCGGCCGTGATCAGCCACCTGGTGCACCTGGGCGTGACCGCGATCGAGCTGATGCCGGTGCACCAGTTCGTCCACGACCACCGGCTGGTGGACCTGGGCCTGTCCAACTACTGGGGCTACAACACCATCGGCTTCTTCGCCCCGCACGGGGCGTACTCCTCCCAGGGCGACCGGGGCCAGCAGGTCCAGGAGTTCAAGTCGATGGTGAAGGCGCTGCACGCGGCCGGGATCGAGGTGATCCTGGACGTGGTCTACAACCACACCGCCGAGGGCAACCACCTGGGCCCGACGCTGGCCTTCCGGGGCCTGGACAACTCCGCCTACTACCGGCTCGCGGACGACCGCCGCTACTACGAGGACACCACCGGCACCGGCAACAGCCTGCTGATGCGCAGCCCGCACGTGCTTCAGATGATCATGGATTCGCTGCGCTACTGGGTCACCGAGATGCACGTCGACGGCTTCCGCTTCGACCTCGCGGCCACCCTCGCCCGGCAGTTCCACGACGTCGACCGGCTCTCCTCCTTCTTCGACCTGGTCCAGCAGGACCCGGTGGTCTCCCAGGCCAAGCTGATCGCCGAGCCCTGGGACGTCGGCGAGGGCGGCTACCAGGTCGGCAACTTCCCGCCGCTGTGGACCGAGTGGAACGGCCAGTACCGCGACACCGTCCGTGACCTGTGGCGCGGCGAGAACGCCGCCCTCGCCGAGTTCGGCTCCCGGCTGACCGGCTCCTCCGACCTCTACCAGGACGACGGCCGCCGCCCCATCGCCTCCATCAACTTCGTCACCTGCCACGACGGCTTCACCCTGCGCGACCTGGTCTCCTACAACGACAAGCACAACGAGGACAACCACGAGGACAACCGCGACGGCGAGAGCTTCAACCGCTCCTGGAACTGCGGCGCCGAGGGCGGGACCGACGACCCCGGCGTGCTGGAGCTCCGCGCCCGCCAGCAGCGCAACTTCATCGCCACCCTGCTGCTCTCCCAGGGCGTCCCGATGCTCTCCCACGGCGACGAGTTCGGCCGCACCCAGGGCGGCAACAACAACGCCTACTGCCAGGACAACGAGATCGCCTGGCTGCACTGGCCCGCCAGCGCGGCCCCGCCGGTCGTCGACGACCGCAGCGGCGAGCTCCCGGAGGACGGCCCGACCGGCGACGGACCGACCGGGGAGGAGCCGACCGACGACCCGGCCGCAGCCTCCGGCTCCGCCGCCCCCGCCGGACCCGAGGACGAGGCCGCCGCACAGCTGCTCGCCTTCACCCGGCACATGGTCTGGCTCCGCCGGGACCACCCGGTCTTCCGGCGCCGCCGCTTCTTCCACGGCCGCCCGGTCTCCGGCACCCACGACGACCTCACCGACATCGCCTGGTTCACCGCCGCCGGCGAGGAGATGACCGACGAGGACTGGCGGGTGTCCTACGCCAAGTCGCTCACCGTCTTCCTCAACGGCTACGCCATCTCCGAGCCCGACCCGCGCGGCGAACGGATCACCGACGACTCCTTCCTGCTGCTGTTCAACGCCGGGGCGTCCGGCCTGGACTTCACCGTCCCGGTCAACCACGGCCGCGAGTGGCAGGTGGTCGTCGACACCGCCCAGCCCTGGGCCATCGCCCCGGGGACCGGCGCCAAGGTCAGGGCCGGCGACACGCTCCACCTGACCGACCGCTCGATGATGGTCCTGCAGCGGCCGGCGTGA
- a CDS encoding SAV2148 family HEPN domain-containing protein: MVVPDGGAAGGAARGEAPTIVVRTGAGRTAPNQPGPLEPSLAWPPGAWDEARIRVRRAGRAYVWLNLVEQRLRSVVSEVLRPVYEPVHGEDWVLAAAGPAGEEWAQRAGAVREVSRRKGYLLDPDDDSLVVFLTLPQLRELMVQHWPCFEPFLSDRREVELALDELEVARHVVSRNRALSENVLAQAERAAARLLQLLDGEAGAPGLRAPVDVVEELVGDRYADLIGVHPDRVRLLRDLPVEDLLAGARRLDALGISLNLLCQNFTGRRLVGLADSGCRVRLLFLNPASSAVRRRERELGIGRGELAKSVETNIMHVRRVRARLRDAGAFEIRVYDELPRCSAYLVDGDGPDGLGVVQPYLRRARGMESPALVVRGAAPGPIVAGRPPEAGLFQVYQEEFEGVWGDSRPVS; encoded by the coding sequence ATGGTCGTCCCCGACGGGGGTGCCGCAGGAGGCGCAGCGCGGGGAGAGGCCCCGACCATCGTCGTCCGGACCGGAGCCGGTCGGACCGCTCCGAACCAGCCGGGGCCGCTCGAACCCTCGCTCGCCTGGCCCCCCGGAGCCTGGGACGAGGCCCGGATACGGGTCCGCCGGGCGGGCCGGGCCTACGTCTGGCTGAACCTCGTCGAGCAGCGGCTGCGGTCGGTCGTCTCCGAGGTGCTGCGCCCGGTCTACGAGCCGGTGCACGGCGAGGACTGGGTGCTGGCCGCGGCCGGCCCGGCCGGCGAGGAGTGGGCCCAGCGCGCGGGCGCGGTCCGCGAGGTCAGCCGGCGCAAGGGCTACCTGCTGGACCCGGACGACGACAGCCTGGTGGTCTTCCTGACCCTCCCGCAGCTGCGGGAGCTGATGGTGCAGCACTGGCCGTGCTTCGAACCGTTCCTGAGCGACCGTCGCGAGGTCGAGCTGGCGCTGGACGAGCTGGAGGTCGCCCGGCACGTGGTCTCCCGCAACCGGGCGCTGTCCGAGAACGTGCTGGCGCAGGCCGAGCGGGCGGCGGCGCGGCTGCTGCAGCTGCTGGACGGCGAGGCCGGCGCGCCGGGGCTGCGGGCGCCGGTGGACGTGGTCGAGGAGCTGGTCGGCGACCGCTACGCGGACCTGATCGGGGTCCATCCGGACCGGGTCAGGCTGCTGCGGGACCTGCCGGTGGAGGACCTGCTGGCGGGCGCGCGGCGGCTGGACGCGCTGGGCATCAGCCTCAACCTGCTGTGCCAGAACTTCACCGGGCGGCGGCTGGTCGGCCTGGCCGACTCGGGCTGCCGGGTCCGGCTGCTCTTCCTGAACCCGGCCAGCAGCGCGGTCCGCCGCCGGGAGCGGGAGCTGGGGATCGGCCGCGGCGAGCTGGCGAAGTCGGTGGAGACCAACATCATGCACGTCCGCCGGGTCCGGGCCCGGCTGCGGGACGCCGGGGCGTTCGAGATCCGGGTCTACGACGAACTGCCGCGCTGCAGCGCGTACCTGGTGGACGGCGACGGCCCGGACGGGCTCGGCGTGGTCCAGCCCTACCTGCGCCGGGCCCGGGGGATGGAGTCGCCCGCCCTGGTGGTGCGCGGGGCCGCGCCGGGCCCGATCGTGGCCGGCCGGCCACCGGAGGCCGGGCTGTTCCAGGTCTACCAGGAGGAGTTCGAGGGCGTCTGGGGCGACTCGCGCCCGGTGTCCTGA